A stretch of the Marivirga tractuosa DSM 4126 genome encodes the following:
- a CDS encoding alpha/beta hydrolase, whose amino-acid sequence MRHIFLSILLFLIANFSFGQTLPEKISETDFTIGKIVSINSKILNENRTLNIYLPSNYEADSSKKYPVIYLLDGSRDEDFIHISGLVQFGSFPWINMIPESIVVGIANIDRKRDFTYPSENKLDQKEFPTSGKSGKFISFLEKELQPFIDSVYRTKSSKTIIGQSLGGLLATEILFEKPELFDNYIIVSPSLWWDNENLLERDPKSYGSKKSIYVAVGKEGEVMERTAKELFEKLLKNKNQNSQLYFNFLEGKSHGDALHIAVYNAFEKIFESKNE is encoded by the coding sequence ATGAGACATATATTTTTAAGCATTCTACTTTTTTTAATAGCTAACTTCTCATTTGGTCAAACATTACCTGAGAAAATTAGTGAAACTGATTTCACAATAGGTAAGATCGTTAGTATCAATTCAAAAATTTTGAATGAAAACAGAACCCTAAATATTTACCTACCTTCAAATTATGAAGCTGATAGTTCAAAAAAATATCCCGTGATTTACTTGCTGGATGGCTCTAGAGATGAAGATTTTATTCATATTTCAGGACTTGTTCAATTTGGATCTTTTCCCTGGATCAATATGATACCAGAATCCATAGTGGTCGGTATTGCAAATATTGATAGAAAAAGAGATTTCACATATCCTTCTGAAAATAAACTAGACCAAAAAGAATTCCCCACCTCTGGAAAATCGGGAAAATTCATAAGCTTTTTGGAAAAGGAACTTCAACCATTTATTGACTCAGTCTATCGGACAAAATCAAGTAAAACGATAATTGGACAATCTTTAGGGGGACTATTAGCCACTGAAATATTATTTGAAAAACCTGAACTTTTCGATAACTACATTATTGTCAGTCCGAGTTTATGGTGGGATAATGAAAATCTTTTGGAAAGAGATCCAAAATCCTACGGTTCCAAAAAATCAATCTATGTGGCAGTAGGAAAGGAAGGTGAAGTAATGGAACGTACTGCCAAAGAATTATTTGAAAAATTATTGAAAAACAAAAATCAGAACTCGCAGTTGTACTTCAATTTTTTAGAAGGCAAATCTCATGGTGATGCACTACACATTGCAGTATACAATGCGTTTGAAAAAATATTTGAATCGAAAAATGAGTAA
- a CDS encoding DUF819 family protein, producing the protein MEKPLITNDAVVLGLLMLILAAIFITASSKKSGWQKFYRFVPSVLLCYFIPSLFNTFGIISGDESNLYYMSSRYLLPSALVLLTISIDLKAIGRLGKKAIIMFFAGTVGIVIGGPLSILIVSSFAPDIVGGVGPDAVWRGMATIAGSWIGGGANQAAMFETFGASEDLFATMITVDVIVANIWMAFLLYGVGISKKLDKRLKADASSIEEVKNGIEKYQASIMKIPTLPEVMTVLAIGFGATGIAHFGADIIAPWIGEVAPQLDKFSLTSSFFWLVVIATTIGLGLSFTKARKFEGVGASRLGSVMIYILVASIGMLMDVTAIFDNPGFFMVGLIWMAVHVIVLLGVAKIIKAPYFFVAVGSQANVGGAASAPIVAGAFHPSLAPVGVLLAVLGYALGTYAAYICGLLLQAAAAV; encoded by the coding sequence ATGGAGAAACCTTTAATCACCAATGATGCCGTAGTTTTAGGCCTGTTAATGTTAATATTGGCAGCCATTTTTATCACCGCTTCTAGCAAAAAATCAGGCTGGCAGAAATTCTACCGATTTGTACCCTCCGTTTTACTATGCTATTTCATTCCATCTTTATTTAACACATTTGGCATCATTTCAGGAGATGAATCCAATCTTTACTATATGTCTTCTCGCTATTTATTGCCCAGTGCTTTAGTGTTATTGACCATTAGTATTGATTTAAAAGCCATTGGAAGATTGGGGAAGAAAGCCATCATTATGTTTTTCGCAGGTACTGTTGGGATTGTCATTGGAGGCCCGCTGTCCATTTTAATTGTTTCTTCTTTTGCACCTGACATTGTTGGGGGCGTTGGTCCTGATGCTGTCTGGAGAGGAATGGCCACCATAGCCGGAAGTTGGATAGGTGGAGGAGCCAATCAAGCCGCGATGTTTGAAACTTTCGGAGCCAGTGAAGATTTATTCGCTACCATGATCACCGTGGATGTGATTGTAGCCAATATCTGGATGGCATTTTTACTTTATGGAGTCGGAATTTCTAAAAAACTTGACAAAAGATTAAAAGCTGATGCTTCTTCCATAGAGGAGGTGAAAAACGGAATTGAAAAGTACCAGGCTTCTATTATGAAAATTCCAACTCTGCCAGAAGTAATGACTGTTTTAGCTATTGGCTTTGGAGCAACGGGTATAGCACATTTCGGAGCTGATATCATTGCTCCTTGGATAGGTGAAGTAGCTCCTCAATTAGATAAATTCAGTTTGACTTCCTCTTTCTTTTGGTTGGTCGTAATTGCCACTACCATTGGCTTAGGGCTATCATTTACCAAAGCCCGAAAATTCGAAGGCGTAGGTGCTTCCCGTCTGGGAAGCGTTATGATTTATATTTTGGTAGCTTCTATCGGAATGCTAATGGATGTAACCGCCATATTCGATAATCCTGGTTTCTTTATGGTAGGTTTGATTTGGATGGCAGTTCATGTCATCGTTTTACTGGGAGTAGCCAAAATCATCAAAGCACCGTATTTCTTTGTGGCTGTCGGGAGTCAAGCTAATGTTGGCGGTGCGGCTTCAGCTCCAATAGTTGCAGGTGCTTTTCATCCCAGCCTAGCTCCGGTTGGAGTGCTTTTGGCAGTTTTAGGGTATGCGCTAGGTACTTATGCAGCTTATATTTGTGGGTTATTGTTACAGGCGGCTGCGGCTGTTTAA
- a CDS encoding NUDIX hydrolase has translation MILELKKYLEARLAQELPGDNAHQQMMAQPIGQRFKMQYDKPPKKGAVMIALYPDEGKIYFPLMQRPPYQGIHGGQVSLPGGKKEDSDDNLIETAIRETFEEIGVKIPDNQVIGSLSDLNVTASNFIVKPVVSILDRKPEFIKDPREVEHIFKAEVQHLIHPQTLQEKELTVAQEIRLKAPFFDIEEKVVWGATAMILSEFVEILKEHYK, from the coding sequence ATGATACTGGAGTTAAAAAAATATCTGGAAGCACGATTAGCGCAAGAACTGCCTGGAGATAATGCCCATCAACAGATGATGGCGCAACCCATCGGACAGCGCTTTAAAATGCAATATGACAAGCCACCCAAAAAAGGAGCTGTGATGATTGCGCTTTACCCAGATGAAGGTAAAATCTACTTCCCTTTAATGCAAAGACCACCATATCAAGGCATTCACGGAGGACAAGTAAGCCTGCCAGGAGGTAAAAAGGAAGATTCTGATGATAATTTGATTGAAACCGCTATCAGGGAAACTTTTGAGGAAATTGGAGTAAAAATTCCTGATAATCAAGTCATTGGAAGCCTATCGGATTTAAATGTAACGGCTAGTAATTTTATAGTGAAGCCAGTGGTCAGTATTTTAGATCGAAAGCCCGAATTTATTAAAGACCCTCGTGAAGTTGAGCATATTTTTAAAGCTGAAGTGCAGCATTTAATCCATCCCCAAACTTTACAGGAGAAAGAACTGACAGTAGCCCAAGAAATTAGATTAAAAGCCCCTTTCTTTGATATAGAAGAAAAGGTTGTTTGGGGTGCTACTGCCATGATTTTAAGTGAATTTGTAGAAATTTTGAAAGAACATTATAAATAA
- a CDS encoding BspA family leucine-rich repeat surface protein, with translation MNFYKKIATGFALIFMFLSSQIIAQIYVNGSLATGNNDGTTWADAYRGPTALHDALTAALSGNQIWVARGTYLPSQQWELFSGNTTTGDNRLVSFKITDGVKVYGGFLGTETAISQRINFGFGQANETILSGDLAADDNVSNTFPSLAYNNYGENAYHVVYTYGVSSQTLVDGFTITSGAATGTGNAQDGGGWYNSGRPGASAPVIKNVIFYRNTATNGGGIYNWGQFDNAIPTLLNCQFIQNLADAGGGMYNFALSGGSTIPELINTVFYQNSAGFDGGAVYNNGNNFTGTARVEITNCSFFENITTNFSSSGAAIYNLGSSGTGGDDIINIQNSIFWQNTSTDGTGIPYINTWENSNEALLNVSYSLVPETNVVLAGYTGTTIGTGMLYTADPLFVDTDNSDFRLFDNSPAANLANQALLPNINYNFDGTLRSSSVLDYDISGDVRVQNGQLNMGATETLVPPPSILITSISPTSAPVGTEVTISGSMFNPSGPNDIFFGPVKVTANANAAGTEILVNVPAGGSSVTPIIVRNNANGLQASSINSSTPFFTLTVPGPLPLTNTRFSTTQYSSSIQSNTIAAGDFDNDGDVDIIIADRTNTNNVIQFQENDGSGVFSTGANTALASGEVRNLQVADFDGDGNLDIAAGKNGGLELFQGNGDGTFTAFPSPAFFSTIINDKAGLAIADINKDGNMDIITANISDEVSVLLGDGSGNFAHASYSPFIPAGLGEPSALDVADFNNDGFLDIALLDYNNNQGHIMLFNEGADLFDAPISFATGSRPFRLVTGYFNSDTNMDLAILNITSPTVEIYSGDGAGNFTASGSPVAMGSTPFGLNRGNFDGNGTTDIVVGGGNQSNFPVLQGDGIGAVSSFSTFPLNVSPSRPYGVISADFNNDGIADLAGGDLSFAGFTVAIWVRPVITSISPNYANAGETITITGEDFTGVTDVSFGGTPAESYVFVSDTEITAVVAAGSTSGAVAVTTADGTASLDGFMFSPFVTTWVTDNGSIIIPTSGGGYNYDVAWSNLTNPGTGEGSFSGRTGNTTIFGLANTDVYEVRISGVFPRINFGGSTFQNQQKIRSIEQWGNNPWTSMEGAFHSCRNMVINAADTPDLSNVTSLASMFVGVREATAFTNTDLSTWDVSTITDMSYLFNFAWFFNQDISNWDVSSVTNMAYMFGGAYAYNQPLNSWDVSNVVNMELMFFELDDFNQPLDQWDVSNVQFMNGMFSYTKAFDQPLNNWNVSSVTTMQEMFGGAEVFNQPLDLWDVSSVTDMSLMFENANVVAFNQPLDSWDVSNVTQMWSMFSYNDIFNQDISGWDVSNVTDMWSMFRDATAFDQNLGNWDVGNVADMGNMLDNSGLSTANYDATLIGWSSLPSLQPSLSLGALNLNYCTASSERQILTNTPNNWTITDGNAACDTPSPATIISFSNTGLNQTEMSWTNGDGSNRIVIAKAGSIVDANPVDLITYTANASFGTAGTEIGTANYVVYNGNGNSVTVTNLNQGETYYFQVFEYNGPAGLEAYNTDPTASGNPASVTTFMPPSFTSFSPPSAAEGEIVTLSGNNFTGATSVTFGGTPATFTIESDSEIRAEVGSGSSGIVSVTTPGGTSNLSDFIFIPAPVINSFTPASATAGETVIIEGTDFSNVSVILIAGINVTSFNLNSDSEIAAIVPAGGSTAGITVTTPGGTVSITGFNYIATPEIDIFEGATNLATNATLNFDDIVEGASTSKILTIDNPGPDDLVISDIQLSDGTAFTVSGIALPTTIAAQTSADFTLTFSSAVVQSWNDVLSISSNDSDENPFNLNVEGIVLPTPVPEIEVSNASVSLTSNDNISFADLVQNDPSDQVLTITNAGTADLVVSDIQLNNGTAFSITGITLPATIAAGASADFTLTFSSAVVQSWSDVLSISSNDSNENPFNLNIEGTIIPTPVPEIEVSNASVSLTSNDNISFADLVQNDASDQVLTITNAGTADLVVSDIQLTNGTAFSITGITLPATIVAGASAGFTLTFSSAVVQNWSDILSISSNDSDENPFNLNVEGTIIPTPVPEIEVSNASESLTSNDNISFANLIQNDASDQVLTISNSGTADLVVSDIQLTNGTAFSITGITLPATIAAEASVDFTLTFSNAVVQSWNDVLSISSNDSDENPFNLNVAGTIIPTPTPEIEVNNASVSLASNDNISFADLVQNDASDQLLTITNAGSADLVVTDIQLNNGTAFSITGITLPVTIAAGASADFTLTFSSAVVQSWNDVLSISSNDSDENSFNLNLTGTIVPLPTPEIEVRQRSELINGVVQFGTVNENSDVSLSFEILNVGTASLLISEISSSSPKFTSSGINLPLSISAGQSNSFDLRLSTDQVGAFESTISIRSNDPNQEVFSFNVRAVVSGGRAVIIITNPDNSTNRIVISEEDVDLGQTSFNLNIERLFGIENLSDTEELIIEDITTDNPLFTISNIPGSIPAGGWEQFSLTLNSKKVGFNSTTITVTSSINDFSFNVIAEVISEEEPQLITYNLITPNGDGRHDLLFIENISLFPNNTVSIFNRLGNKVFEISNYDNTTHVFEGIASSGQELITGNYYYVIDKGDGSQRISGFLLIKR, from the coding sequence ATGAATTTTTATAAAAAAATTGCTACTGGATTTGCTCTAATATTTATGTTTTTGAGCAGTCAGATAATTGCCCAGATCTACGTTAATGGCTCTTTAGCTACGGGCAATAATGACGGGACGACTTGGGCTGATGCTTATCGTGGGCCTACAGCCTTACATGACGCCTTAACCGCAGCCCTTAGCGGTAATCAAATCTGGGTAGCACGTGGCACCTACTTGCCTAGCCAGCAATGGGAGTTATTTTCTGGAAATACTACAACAGGAGACAACAGACTCGTATCATTCAAAATCACTGATGGTGTAAAGGTATATGGTGGATTCCTTGGCACAGAAACAGCTATTAGCCAAAGAATAAACTTCGGTTTTGGCCAAGCTAATGAAACAATTCTGAGTGGAGATTTAGCTGCAGATGACAATGTCAGTAACACTTTCCCTAGTCTTGCCTATAACAATTACGGAGAAAATGCCTACCATGTAGTGTATACTTATGGAGTTTCTAGTCAGACATTAGTTGATGGGTTTACCATTACAAGTGGTGCTGCCACTGGGACTGGCAACGCTCAAGATGGTGGTGGTTGGTATAACAGTGGGAGGCCAGGAGCCTCTGCACCTGTCATAAAGAATGTTATTTTTTATCGAAACACCGCTACTAATGGAGGCGGAATATATAATTGGGGGCAATTTGACAACGCTATTCCTACGCTTCTAAATTGCCAATTTATTCAAAATCTTGCAGATGCTGGAGGGGGTATGTATAATTTTGCACTTTCAGGTGGAAGCACCATTCCAGAACTTATTAACACAGTTTTTTATCAAAACAGTGCCGGATTTGATGGTGGTGCTGTGTATAACAATGGTAATAATTTTACTGGCACAGCAAGAGTCGAAATTACAAATTGTAGCTTTTTTGAAAATATCACAACCAACTTCAGCTCTTCGGGAGCTGCAATTTATAACTTGGGAAGCTCAGGAACAGGTGGGGATGATATTATAAATATCCAGAACAGTATTTTCTGGCAAAATACGTCTACAGACGGAACGGGTATTCCATATATCAATACATGGGAAAATTCCAATGAAGCCTTACTTAATGTCTCTTATTCCTTAGTGCCAGAAACCAACGTGGTTTTGGCAGGCTATACCGGAACAACTATTGGTACAGGCATGCTTTATACAGCAGATCCTCTTTTTGTTGATACGGACAACAGTGATTTCCGATTGTTCGACAATTCGCCTGCTGCAAATTTGGCAAACCAAGCTCTACTTCCTAATATTAATTACAATTTTGATGGAACATTAAGGTCTAGCTCCGTTCTTGATTATGACATCTCGGGAGATGTGCGAGTGCAAAACGGGCAGCTGAACATGGGTGCTACTGAAACTTTAGTTCCTCCACCAAGCATCCTTATCACCTCTATCAGTCCAACTTCGGCCCCAGTGGGCACTGAAGTGACTATTTCAGGTTCAATGTTTAACCCATCGGGCCCAAATGATATTTTCTTTGGCCCTGTGAAAGTCACAGCCAATGCCAATGCCGCAGGAACCGAAATACTGGTAAATGTTCCAGCCGGAGGATCCTCTGTGACCCCAATAATCGTGAGGAATAATGCTAATGGGCTGCAGGCAAGTTCTATTAACTCTAGCACGCCATTTTTCACCCTAACAGTTCCTGGACCTCTGCCTCTGACAAATACTAGATTCTCAACAACCCAATACTCTAGCAGTATCCAATCTAATACAATTGCTGCGGGTGATTTTGATAATGACGGAGATGTTGATATCATCATAGCTGACAGAACCAACACCAATAACGTTATTCAATTTCAAGAAAATGACGGAAGTGGCGTTTTCTCTACTGGTGCTAACACTGCCCTAGCGAGTGGTGAGGTTAGAAATCTGCAAGTAGCGGACTTTGATGGGGATGGTAATTTAGATATTGCAGCAGGCAAAAACGGAGGTCTTGAACTTTTTCAAGGTAATGGGGACGGTACCTTTACTGCTTTTCCATCACCCGCTTTTTTTTCAACTATTATCAATGATAAAGCAGGATTAGCCATAGCAGATATCAACAAAGACGGCAATATGGACATTATCACCGCTAATATCTCCGATGAAGTTTCAGTATTGCTTGGAGATGGGTCAGGTAATTTTGCCCATGCCAGCTATTCACCCTTTATTCCTGCCGGTTTAGGTGAACCCAGTGCTCTGGATGTGGCAGATTTTAATAATGACGGTTTTTTAGATATTGCACTACTCGATTATAATAATAATCAGGGACATATAATGCTATTTAATGAGGGTGCAGATCTTTTCGATGCCCCTATATCATTTGCTACGGGCTCACGACCTTTCCGATTAGTCACGGGATATTTTAATAGTGATACTAATATGGATTTAGCAATTCTGAATATTACTTCCCCAACTGTTGAAATATATTCAGGAGATGGAGCTGGCAATTTCACAGCATCAGGGAGCCCAGTAGCTATGGGTTCTACTCCTTTCGGCTTAAATCGCGGAAACTTTGATGGAAATGGCACTACTGATATAGTTGTTGGGGGTGGAAACCAGTCAAATTTTCCTGTATTGCAAGGAGACGGAATTGGCGCTGTGAGTTCATTCAGTACTTTTCCACTGAATGTTAGTCCAAGTCGACCCTATGGCGTAATATCAGCTGATTTCAATAATGATGGCATTGCTGATTTAGCAGGAGGTGACCTATCATTTGCCGGTTTCACAGTTGCTATTTGGGTACGACCAGTCATCACTTCAATTTCTCCCAACTATGCTAATGCGGGTGAAACCATCACTATCACAGGAGAAGATTTTACCGGAGTGACAGATGTTAGTTTCGGGGGTACTCCTGCCGAGTCTTATGTTTTTGTCTCTGATACTGAAATAACAGCTGTGGTGGCAGCGGGATCAACTTCAGGAGCTGTAGCAGTCACTACAGCTGATGGCACCGCTAGTCTAGACGGGTTTATGTTTAGTCCTTTTGTTACCACTTGGGTTACTGATAATGGAAGTATCATCATACCCACATCAGGTGGTGGGTATAACTATGACGTTGCCTGGTCCAATCTGACGAATCCAGGCACGGGTGAGGGTTCCTTTTCTGGCCGAACAGGTAATACTACTATATTCGGACTTGCTAATACAGATGTTTATGAGGTGAGAATTTCAGGCGTTTTTCCCAGGATTAATTTCGGAGGTAGCACTTTTCAAAACCAACAAAAAATTAGAAGTATTGAACAATGGGGGAATAACCCTTGGACAAGTATGGAAGGAGCTTTTCACAGTTGCCGCAATATGGTGATAAATGCCGCTGACACTCCTGATCTTTCGAACGTGACTAGTTTGGCGAGCATGTTTGTTGGAGTAAGAGAAGCTACTGCTTTTACCAATACTGATTTGAGTACATGGGATGTTAGTACAATAACTGATATGAGTTACCTTTTCAATTTTGCCTGGTTTTTTAATCAGGATATCAGCAATTGGGATGTGAGTAGTGTAACTAATATGGCATATATGTTTGGCGGTGCTTATGCTTATAATCAACCCCTAAATAGTTGGGATGTAAGCAATGTTGTCAACATGGAACTTATGTTTTTTGAACTAGATGATTTCAATCAGCCCCTAGATCAATGGGATGTGAGTAATGTGCAATTCATGAATGGGATGTTTTCTTACACCAAAGCATTTGACCAGCCATTAAACAATTGGAATGTCAGCAGTGTGACCACTATGCAGGAAATGTTTGGTGGCGCGGAAGTTTTCAATCAGCCCTTAGACTTGTGGGACGTAAGCTCGGTGACGGATATGAGTTTAATGTTTGAAAATGCAAATGTTGTGGCCTTTAACCAGCCCTTGGATAGTTGGGATGTGAGCAATGTCACGCAGATGTGGAGTATGTTCAGTTACAATGATATTTTTAATCAGGACATCAGTGGCTGGGATGTAAGCAACGTAACGGATATGTGGTCAATGTTCCGAGATGCTACCGCTTTTGATCAGAACCTGGGGAATTGGGATGTAGGAAATGTCGCTGATATGGGTAATATGCTTGACAATTCTGGATTATCCACTGCTAACTACGATGCTACTTTGATAGGTTGGTCAAGTTTGCCAAGCCTGCAACCAAGCCTAAGCTTGGGAGCACTAAACCTTAATTATTGCACTGCCAGTAGTGAAAGACAGATTTTGACCAATACACCTAATAATTGGACCATTACTGATGGTAATGCCGCTTGCGATACACCTTCACCAGCCACGATCATTAGCTTTTCCAATACTGGATTAAACCAAACAGAGATGAGTTGGACAAATGGAGATGGCAGCAATAGAATAGTGATTGCGAAAGCGGGCTCCATAGTAGATGCTAACCCAGTCGACTTAATTACTTATACAGCAAATGCCTCTTTTGGCACTGCAGGTACCGAAATTGGTACTGCTAACTATGTAGTGTACAACGGAAATGGCAATAGTGTAACCGTTACAAACTTAAATCAAGGAGAAACCTACTATTTTCAAGTATTTGAATACAATGGCCCTGCGGGACTTGAAGCCTACAATACAGACCCTACTGCAAGTGGAAACCCTGCTTCTGTGACCACTTTTATGCCGCCCTCTTTTACTTCATTCTCCCCTCCTTCTGCTGCTGAAGGTGAAATTGTTACGCTTAGCGGCAATAACTTCACAGGAGCTACATCAGTTACCTTTGGAGGGACTCCGGCTACATTCACTATAGAATCCGATTCTGAGATCAGAGCAGAAGTCGGATCAGGATCATCGGGCATCGTTTCAGTCACTACACCTGGGGGTACTTCGAATTTGTCCGACTTTATCTTTATTCCCGCTCCTGTGATTAATTCCTTCACTCCTGCTTCAGCAACGGCAGGTGAAACAGTAATTATCGAAGGAACAGACTTTAGTAACGTAAGTGTTATATTGATTGCCGGAATAAATGTAACTTCCTTCAACCTTAATTCTGACAGTGAAATAGCTGCCATAGTTCCAGCTGGAGGATCGACAGCAGGTATCACAGTAACGACTCCTGGCGGAACCGTTTCTATTACAGGCTTCAATTATATTGCTACACCTGAAATAGACATTTTTGAGGGCGCTACTAATTTGGCTACGAATGCCACCCTTAATTTTGATGATATTGTAGAAGGTGCTAGTACCTCTAAAATCTTAACTATTGATAATCCAGGACCTGATGACTTAGTGATTTCTGATATTCAGCTATCTGATGGAACTGCTTTTACAGTATCTGGAATAGCGTTGCCAACCACGATCGCAGCACAAACTTCCGCTGATTTTACCCTCACATTTTCCAGTGCAGTAGTGCAAAGCTGGAATGATGTGCTCTCCATCAGCAGCAATGACAGCGATGAAAATCCTTTTAATCTGAATGTAGAAGGGATCGTCCTTCCAACACCAGTTCCAGAAATTGAGGTGAGTAATGCTTCTGTAAGTTTAACTTCTAATGATAATATCAGCTTTGCTGACTTAGTGCAAAATGATCCTTCTGATCAAGTGCTTACCATTACCAATGCTGGAACAGCTGACTTAGTAGTCTCTGACATTCAGTTAAACAATGGAACTGCTTTTTCTATAACTGGAATAACATTACCCGCCACTATCGCAGCCGGGGCTTCAGCAGATTTTACCCTTACATTTTCCAGTGCAGTGGTGCAAAGCTGGTCTGATGTGCTCTCCATCAGCAGCAATGACAGCAATGAAAACCCTTTTAATCTGAATATAGAAGGGACGATCATTCCAACACCAGTTCCAGAAATTGAGGTGAGCAATGCTTCTGTAAGTTTAACTTCTAATGATAATATTAGCTTTGCTGACCTAGTGCAAAATGATGCTTCTGATCAAGTGCTTACCATTACCAATGCTGGAACAGCTGACTTAGTAGTCTCTGACATTCAATTAACCAATGGAACTGCTTTTTCTATCACTGGAATAACATTACCTGCCACAATTGTAGCGGGAGCTTCAGCAGGTTTTACCCTTACATTTTCCAGTGCAGTAGTGCAAAACTGGTCTGATATCCTCTCTATCAGCAGCAATGACAGCGATGAAAATCCTTTTAATCTGAATGTAGAAGGGACGATCATTCCAACACCAGTTCCAGAAATTGAGGTGAGCAATGCTTCGGAAAGTTTAACTTCAAATGATAATATCAGCTTTGCTAACCTGATCCAAAATGACGCTTCTGATCAAGTGCTCACAATTTCTAATTCTGGAACAGCTGACTTAGTAGTCTCTGACATTCAGTTGACCAATGGAACTGCTTTTTCTATCACTGGAATAACATTGCCCGCCACTATCGCAGCAGAAGCTTCCGTAGATTTTACCCTCACATTTTCTAATGCAGTGGTGCAAAGCTGGAATGATGTGCTCTCTATCAGCAGCAATGACAGCGATGAAAATCCTTTTAATCTGAATGTAGCAGGGACGATCATTCCAACACCGACTCCAGAAATTGAGGTCAACAATGCTTCTGTAAGTTTAGCCTCCAATGACAATATCAGCTTTGCTGATCTAGTGCAAAATGACGCTTCTGATCAGTTGCTAACCATTACCAATGCTGGTTCAGCGGACTTAGTAGTCACTGACATTCAGTTAAACAATGGAACTGCTTTTTCTATAACTGGAATAACCTTACCGGTCACGATTGCAGCGGGGGCATCAGCAGATTTTACCCTTACCTTTTCCAGTGCAGTGGTGCAAAGCTGGAATGATGTGCTCTCTATCAGCAGCAATGATAGTGATGAAAATTCTTTTAACTTGAATTTAACAGGAACCATAGTACCACTCCCAACTCCTGAAATAGAGGTGAGGCAGCGGTCAGAACTAATTAATGGAGTAGTCCAGTTTGGTACAGTGAATGAAAATAGTGATGTAAGCTTGTCTTTTGAGATTCTAAACGTAGGAACTGCCAGTCTCCTAATAAGTGAAATAAGCAGTAGCAGTCCTAAATTCACAAGTTCAGGCATTAATTTACCGTTAAGCATCTCAGCAGGTCAGTCCAACTCATTCGACTTACGCTTATCCACTGATCAGGTAGGCGCATTCGAATCTACAATTTCTATTCGCTCAAATGACCCTAACCAAGAGGTTTTCTCATTCAATGTAAGAGCCGTTGTATCGGGGGGCCGGGCTGTAATCATTATCACTAACCCTGATAATTCCACAAATCGAATAGTAATCTCTGAGGAGGATGTAGATTTAGGACAAACAAGTTTTAATCTAAACATTGAAAGGCTTTTTGGGATAGAGAACCTGAGTGATACAGAAGAGCTTATTATTGAAGATATCACTACTGACAACCCACTTTTCACTATTTCCAACATACCTGGATCCATACCGGCAGGAGGATGGGAGCAGTTTTCTCTTACACTTAATTCAAAAAAAGTAGGCTTCAATAGCACTACCATAACTGTCACCAGCAGTATTAATGACTTTTCCTTTAATGTGATTGCAGAGGTGATAAGTGAGGAAGAACCGCAGCTAATCACCTATAATTTAATTACGCCAAACGGGGATGGAAGACATGATCTGCTTTTCATTGAAAACATAAGTCTATTCCCAAATAATACTGTAAGCATTTTCAACAGACTTGGAAATAAAGTATTTGAAATCAGTAATTACGATAATACAACCCATGTTTTTGAAGGTATTGCCAGCAGCGGCCAGGAGCTGATTACCGGCAATTACTATTATGTAATCGACAAAGGTGATGGCAGCCAAAGGATCAGTGGCTTTTTACTTATTAAAAGATAA